A region from the Penaeus monodon isolate SGIC_2016 chromosome 17, NSTDA_Pmon_1, whole genome shotgun sequence genome encodes:
- the LOC119583555 gene encoding uncharacterized protein LOC119583555 — translation MGAGGWCWWWRGGGGRRWGHRRQKGGGRQVGVLPLLAVALVLGASRFPPACLADSDDGDGANGNAISNFRGRNMDKDYEVSYRSMAKDSLNVGFIMPITRLRLRKYQGKIRAGLKQFNDELGKYRFSYTEFIQKQFQINPSPTSE, via the coding sequence ATGGGCGCGGGCGGCTGGTGCTGGTGGTGgcggggcggcggagggcggcgatGGGGCCACAGGAGACAGAAGGGCGGTGGGCGGCAGGTGGGCGTGCTGCCCCTGCTGGCCGTGGCGCTGGTGCTGGGGGCGTCGCGCTTCCCCCCGGCGTGCCTGGCCGACTCCGACGACGGCGACGGCGCCAACGGCAACGCCATCTCCAACTTCCGCGGCCGCAAcatggacaaggactacgaggtgTCCTACAGGTCCATGGCCAAGGACTCGCTCAACGTCGGCTTCATCATGCCCATCACGAGGCTCCGGCTGAGGAAGTACCAGGGCAAGATCCGCGCCGGACTCAAGCAGTTCAACGACGAGCTGGGGAAGTACCGCTTCAGCTACACGGAATTCATTCAGAAGCAGTTTCAGATCAACCCGTCGCCGACCAGTGAGTAG